A DNA window from Mesoplasma coleopterae contains the following coding sequences:
- the plsX gene encoding phosphate acyltransferase PlsX, giving the protein MYKIAFDVMGSDNGSLVAIEAASKFIKTRKDLYLIFVGDKEQIETTLKKFPIDKSRYEILATTEFIDMNGSIMDIRRKKDSSMVKALEALKDNKVDAMITGGNSAAFIAGAHFILGELNGISRPGFMPTLPTAVNNKLTLLLDVGANLEADVEDIIGYAKMANIYSKNVLKIENPSIAQLNIGEEKSKGTLLQKEIYKELEADENINFFGNLESRDILAGKVDIIVTDGYTGNMCLKAFEGASKILMTEIKSQLYKTIFTKLKALTLKKSFDNVSKKFDYKNHSGAILLGVNGIAFKAHGSSDVKSFEATLRMTCDAIENDVLNKIKKELI; this is encoded by the coding sequence ATGTATAAAATAGCGTTTGACGTAATGGGATCAGATAATGGTAGTTTAGTTGCGATTGAAGCAGCAAGCAAATTTATTAAGACAAGAAAGGATTTATATCTTATTTTTGTTGGAGATAAAGAACAAATAGAAACAACATTAAAAAAATTCCCTATTGATAAATCAAGATATGAAATTCTTGCAACTACAGAGTTCATTGATATGAATGGTTCAATAATGGATATTAGAAGAAAAAAAGACTCATCAATGGTAAAAGCACTTGAAGCTTTAAAAGATAATAAAGTTGATGCTATGATTACTGGTGGTAATTCTGCAGCTTTCATTGCTGGAGCACATTTTATCCTTGGTGAATTAAATGGTATATCAAGACCTGGTTTCATGCCAACACTTCCAACTGCAGTAAACAATAAACTAACTTTATTATTAGATGTAGGAGCAAATCTTGAAGCAGACGTTGAAGATATCATTGGATATGCTAAAATGGCTAACATATACTCTAAAAACGTCTTAAAAATTGAAAATCCTTCTATTGCTCAATTAAACATTGGTGAAGAAAAGTCAAAAGGTACTTTATTACAAAAAGAAATCTATAAGGAACTAGAAGCAGATGAAAATATAAACTTTTTTGGTAATCTTGAATCAAGAGATATTTTAGCTGGTAAAGTTGATATCATTGTTACTGATGGTTACACAGGAAACATGTGTTTAAAAGCATTTGAAGGAGCTTCTAAAATTTTAATGACTGAAATTAAATCTCAGTTATACAAAACAATTTTTACTAAGTTAAAGGCTTTAACACTTAAAAAATCATTTGATAATGTTTCAAAGAAATTTGATTATAAAAATCACTCTGGAGCTATTTTATTAGGTGTTAATGGTATTGCATTTAAAGCGCATGGATCAAGTGATGTTAAATCATTTGAAGCAACATTAAGAATGACTTGTGATGCTATTGAAAATGATGTATTAAATAAAATTAAAAAGGAATTGATATAA
- the rpmB gene encoding 50S ribosomal protein L28 — protein MARKDMLTGKSALSGNSRSHALNATKRKWNLNLQKVKVMDENGNVFTIKVSARTLRTLKKQNVVVA, from the coding sequence ATGGCAAGAAAAGATATGTTAACTGGTAAAAGTGCGTTATCTGGTAATTCAAGATCACACGCTTTAAATGCAACAAAGAGAAAATGAAATTTAAACTTACAAAAAGTTAAAGTTATGGACGAAAACGGTAATGTATTTACTATCAAAGTTTCAGCAAGAACTTTAAGAACTTTAAAAAAACAAAACGTTGTTGTTGCTTAA
- a CDS encoding AAA family ATPase has product MLFLKQIRAVGFKSFAEPTTLNFTKEMIGVVGPNGSGKSNITDSIRWALGEQSTKSLRGSNMDDIVFSGSADKPAADFAEVTLVFDNQRDIFSTIKTNVVEITRRFNKKTRDSDFFINGEKCKLRDIQDVALETGLTKSSIAIISQGTISTFAEAKPDARREIFDEAAGLAKYKKRKLEALKQLAKTTENLTRISDIKSTLEKRLPREKEKAEKAAKYKDKIEELQKIELTILASDALRFETELYSLRDKRRQLDIEVQKLANEINLSQDELDVMLSKNGDADKEITQLNLNFQRIVERIASLKTQKQQVEARENSENINQNSDDIKARAIKKEFDEKSISFNSEKDLVANLEKTELELKRRYDEVNDQFRTFHMQSQEIESEKNKLQYRLEELEHKQNTNNLNPMSGAKAIIDNAKRLSGVVGTVGSLIDVKEEHQIAISLITGNHLQSVVFKTSDDAKKGIEFLKKQRLGRVNALPIDTLNPSSIAGPQRDIIKRAPGFIGFANELVEIEKDCQVVLDYIYGTTIVTRNFDDATKLGKSINFRYGIVSLDGQRVLPRGAMSGGSVNKASNIFAAKKIDESFDPESIKTKIVSLDKIFNEKQKIFNDLKEVREKLVDDINQTASNIRIGKNSINILNSSLIELSDNYKIITGKDLLNNQVTSSFDESESIRLAREIAKLETERNEISIKVNSLSESKTKTTDRQHELNKENKEKREILNNWKDELANVKSDLTILESTNIQILKRLSEGYNLSLDAIRDMQFDEIENPEETRARIQELTIELKSIGEVSMDAIQEYEETKKEYEYYVSNLNEVQESADKLNEIILNIDIEMKTQFKRIVDDVNAALPEAFQKLFNGGTARLIYTNPDDILETGIDIEVNPPGKKITNLNLLSGGEKSLVALSVLFSILKVRPLPLVILDEAEAPLDPANVTRFARYVRDFVENTQFIIVTHREGTMENCDILYGVTMETKGITKIVQLALDIDKIKKLINKNKE; this is encoded by the coding sequence ATGCTATTTTTAAAACAAATTAGAGCAGTTGGATTTAAATCGTTCGCTGAGCCTACAACATTAAACTTCACAAAAGAAATGATTGGTGTTGTTGGACCAAATGGTTCAGGTAAATCAAACATTACAGACTCTATTAGATGAGCTTTAGGAGAACAATCAACTAAATCATTACGTGGTTCAAACATGGATGATATTGTTTTTTCAGGGAGTGCTGATAAGCCTGCTGCTGATTTTGCAGAAGTAACATTAGTTTTTGATAATCAAAGAGATATTTTTTCTACTATCAAAACAAATGTTGTTGAAATAACTAGAAGATTTAATAAAAAAACTCGTGATAGTGATTTTTTCATTAATGGTGAAAAATGCAAATTAAGAGATATCCAAGATGTAGCATTAGAAACAGGTTTGACTAAATCAAGTATAGCAATTATTTCACAAGGAACAATTTCAACATTTGCTGAAGCTAAACCTGATGCAAGAAGAGAAATTTTTGATGAAGCTGCAGGATTAGCAAAGTACAAAAAAAGAAAATTAGAAGCTCTTAAACAATTAGCAAAAACAACTGAAAACTTAACAAGAATTAGTGATATTAAATCAACTCTTGAAAAAAGACTACCAAGAGAAAAAGAAAAAGCCGAAAAAGCTGCCAAATATAAAGATAAAATTGAAGAATTACAAAAAATTGAATTAACAATTTTAGCAAGTGATGCTTTAAGATTTGAGACTGAATTATATTCATTAAGAGATAAAAGACGTCAATTAGACATAGAAGTTCAAAAATTAGCAAATGAAATTAACTTATCACAAGATGAATTAGATGTAATGTTATCTAAAAATGGTGATGCAGATAAAGAAATAACTCAATTAAATTTAAATTTCCAAAGAATTGTTGAAAGAATAGCAAGTTTAAAAACTCAAAAGCAACAAGTTGAAGCTAGAGAAAATTCTGAAAACATTAACCAAAATTCTGATGATATAAAAGCTAGAGCTATTAAAAAAGAATTTGATGAAAAATCAATTTCATTTAATAGTGAAAAAGATCTTGTAGCAAATCTTGAAAAAACAGAATTAGAATTAAAAAGAAGATATGACGAAGTTAATGACCAGTTTAGAACTTTTCATATGCAATCTCAAGAAATTGAATCTGAAAAGAACAAGTTACAATATCGTTTAGAAGAACTTGAACATAAACAAAACACAAATAACTTAAACCCAATGTCAGGTGCAAAAGCAATTATCGATAACGCAAAAAGATTATCAGGAGTTGTAGGAACTGTCGGTTCATTAATTGATGTTAAAGAAGAACACCAAATTGCTATTTCATTAATAACTGGTAATCATTTACAATCTGTAGTTTTTAAAACAAGCGATGATGCTAAAAAAGGGATTGAGTTTTTAAAAAAACAAAGATTAGGTAGAGTGAATGCATTACCTATTGATACTTTAAATCCTTCTTCAATTGCAGGGCCACAAAGGGACATAATAAAAAGAGCTCCTGGATTCATTGGGTTTGCAAACGAATTAGTTGAAATTGAAAAAGACTGTCAAGTTGTATTGGATTATATTTATGGTACAACAATCGTTACAAGAAACTTTGACGATGCAACTAAACTTGGAAAAAGCATTAACTTCCGTTATGGAATAGTTTCATTAGATGGTCAAAGAGTTTTACCTAGAGGAGCAATGAGTGGTGGTTCTGTTAATAAAGCATCAAATATTTTTGCTGCTAAAAAAATTGATGAATCATTTGACCCAGAATCAATTAAAACAAAAATTGTTTCTTTAGATAAAATTTTTAATGAGAAACAAAAAATATTTAATGATTTAAAAGAAGTAAGAGAAAAATTAGTTGATGATATTAACCAGACAGCATCAAACATTAGAATTGGTAAAAACTCAATTAATATCCTTAATTCTTCATTAATTGAATTATCTGATAATTACAAAATTATTACAGGTAAAGATTTATTAAATAACCAAGTTACTTCATCATTTGATGAATCAGAATCAATTAGATTAGCTAGAGAAATTGCTAAACTTGAAACTGAAAGAAATGAAATTTCAATCAAAGTTAATAGTTTATCAGAGTCTAAAACTAAAACAACTGATCGTCAACATGAATTAAATAAAGAAAACAAAGAAAAACGTGAAATTTTAAATAATTGAAAAGATGAATTAGCTAATGTTAAATCAGACTTAACAATTTTAGAATCAACAAATATTCAAATCCTAAAAAGATTATCAGAAGGATACAACTTATCATTAGATGCTATTAGAGATATGCAATTTGATGAAATAGAAAATCCTGAAGAAACAAGAGCTAGAATTCAGGAATTAACTATTGAATTAAAATCAATTGGAGAAGTTTCAATGGATGCAATTCAAGAGTATGAAGAAACAAAAAAAGAATATGAATACTATGTTTCAAATTTAAATGAAGTTCAAGAATCAGCAGATAAACTAAATGAAATTATTTTAAATATTGATATAGAAATGAAAACTCAATTTAAACGTATTGTTGACGATGTTAATGCAGCATTACCAGAGGCATTCCAAAAATTATTTAATGGTGGAACTGCTCGTTTAATTTACACAAACCCAGATGATATTTTAGAAACTGGAATTGATATTGAGGTTAACCCTCCAGGTAAAAAAATTACTAACTTAAACTTATTAAGTGGGGGAGAAAAATCATTGGTAGCATTGTCAGTGTTATTTTCAATTTTAAAAGTAAGACCATTACCACTAGTTATCTTAGATGAAGCTGAAGCTCCATTAGATCCAGCAAATGTAACAAGATTTGCACGATATGTAAGAGACTTCGTTGAAAACACTCAATTCATTATTGTAACTCATCGTGAAGGTACAATGGAAAACTGTGACATCTTATATGGCGTAACTATGGAGACAAAAGGAATTACAAAAATAGTCCAATTAGCTTTAGATATTGATAAAATTAAAAAACTAATCAATAAAAATAAAGAATAA
- a CDS encoding thiamine diphosphokinase: protein MIKNILIVTSKTKIDLSVFNNDQTYIIGIERGCLDLIEKNIRIDLAISDFDQVLDEELEMIKSYSKKIEILSRDKDLLDGEMAIIKAKKISSTANILFVANPTKRYDMNFSILNLIFKYGIKLINDESVIFKIPSGKTELEFSNFQIYTFISFFSKVDTIITLKNLKYECNNLELKAWENTCISNAMVLSKNPIINTNNEIICIATK, encoded by the coding sequence ATGATTAAAAATATTCTTATTGTAACTTCCAAAACTAAAATAGATTTAAGTGTTTTTAATAATGATCAAACTTATATAATAGGTATTGAACGCGGATGTTTAGATTTGATTGAAAAGAATATAAGAATAGATTTAGCAATTTCAGATTTTGATCAGGTATTAGATGAAGAATTGGAGATGATTAAGTCTTATTCTAAAAAAATCGAAATACTTTCAAGGGATAAAGACTTGTTAGATGGTGAAATGGCAATAATAAAAGCTAAGAAAATATCTTCAACAGCTAATATTTTATTTGTAGCTAATCCAACAAAAAGATATGACATGAACTTTTCAATTTTAAATCTAATATTTAAATATGGAATTAAATTAATAAATGATGAAAGTGTAATTTTCAAAATACCATCAGGTAAAACAGAATTAGAATTTAGTAATTTCCAAATTTATACTTTCATAAGTTTCTTTTCAAAAGTTGATACTATAATAACTTTAAAAAATTTAAAATATGAATGTAATAATTTAGAATTAAAAGCTTGAGAAAATACTTGCATATCTAATGCCATGGTATTAAGTAAAAATCCAATAATTAACACTAATAATGAAATAATATGTATAGCAACAAAATAA
- a CDS encoding DAK2 domain-containing protein: MEKLILIKDSMTSAVNNLYNNYPHIDKLNVFPVPDGDTGTNMNLTATNGYNDVKDIEFKTIGEFLNAFSRGLIMGARGNSGVIFSQIIKGLAKGMNDATELNVAEWKKGFTESKIIAYRAVMKPVEGTILTVIREVAEQSVLLPDDMEIKEFWNKIILIANEALENTPNLLQALKDVGVVDSGAYGLVKFLEGMNSVIQTNKIIAKTDKLEINEGGNIEMEIEAEFGYCTEGIVMLNEEWINKLQTSAIRDQLQIYGNTSIVVVVDEDILKVHTHALSPGQVLMFLQQYGDFRTIKVDNMNLQADKQVKGSEGSGWQENTSIKLERKLNNEYATIAVVSSPEMKKYFEKELGIDIAIDGGSKMNPSTNDFLKAIEEVDAKAVYLMPNNGNVLLAAKQAEKEETKSKIIVIPTKTIQQGMTAALSFDPSATTVKNTKAITSAIKNVISFQVSQAAKDSVVNGIKIKKDQQMAIVDGKIVGTANDIGILFEKQLSRYITNKTEIITIFIGQDASAKSVSQLRKFLDENFDVEYEIIEGGQKVYSFIIAVE, encoded by the coding sequence ATGGAAAAATTAATTTTGATAAAAGACTCAATGACGAGTGCTGTAAACAATTTATATAACAATTATCCGCATATTGATAAGTTAAATGTATTCCCTGTTCCAGATGGAGATACAGGAACTAACATGAATTTAACTGCTACTAACGGATATAATGATGTAAAAGATATTGAATTTAAAACAATCGGTGAATTTTTAAATGCTTTTTCTAGAGGTTTAATTATGGGGGCTAGAGGTAACTCTGGTGTTATTTTTTCTCAAATTATTAAAGGTCTAGCAAAAGGAATGAACGATGCTACTGAATTGAATGTAGCAGAATGAAAAAAAGGGTTTACAGAATCTAAAATAATAGCTTATAGAGCAGTTATGAAACCTGTTGAAGGTACAATCTTAACAGTTATTAGAGAAGTTGCTGAACAATCAGTATTATTACCTGATGATATGGAAATAAAAGAATTCTGAAACAAAATAATATTAATTGCAAATGAAGCATTAGAAAATACTCCTAATTTATTACAAGCACTTAAAGATGTTGGTGTTGTTGACTCAGGGGCTTATGGATTAGTTAAATTTTTAGAAGGTATGAACTCAGTAATTCAAACAAATAAAATAATAGCTAAGACAGATAAACTTGAAATCAATGAAGGTGGAAACATCGAAATGGAAATTGAAGCCGAATTTGGTTACTGTACTGAAGGTATTGTAATGTTAAACGAGGAATGAATTAACAAATTACAAACTAGCGCAATCAGAGATCAATTACAAATTTATGGAAATACTTCAATCGTAGTTGTTGTTGACGAGGATATCTTAAAAGTTCATACGCATGCTTTAAGTCCGGGACAAGTTTTAATGTTCTTACAACAATATGGTGATTTTAGAACTATCAAAGTTGATAACATGAATTTACAAGCTGACAAGCAAGTTAAAGGTAGTGAAGGTTCTGGATGACAAGAAAATACATCAATTAAACTTGAAAGAAAACTTAATAATGAATATGCAACAATTGCTGTTGTATCATCACCAGAGATGAAAAAATACTTTGAAAAAGAACTTGGTATTGATATAGCTATTGATGGAGGTTCAAAAATGAATCCTTCAACTAATGATTTCTTGAAAGCTATTGAGGAAGTTGACGCTAAAGCTGTTTACTTAATGCCTAATAATGGAAATGTTTTATTAGCAGCAAAACAGGCTGAAAAAGAAGAAACTAAATCAAAAATTATTGTTATTCCAACAAAAACTATTCAGCAGGGAATGACTGCAGCATTATCATTCGATCCATCTGCAACAACTGTAAAAAATACTAAGGCAATTACTTCAGCAATTAAAAATGTGATTTCTTTCCAAGTTTCACAAGCAGCTAAAGATTCAGTTGTTAATGGAATTAAAATTAAGAAGGACCAACAAATGGCTATCGTTGATGGAAAAATTGTTGGTACAGCAAATGATATAGGTATCTTATTTGAGAAACAATTATCAAGATATATAACTAATAAAACAGAAATTATAACTATTTTTATTGGACAAGATGCTTCAGCAAAAAGTGTTAGTCAACTAAGAAAATTTTTAGACGAAAATTTTGATGTAGAATATGAGATTATCGAAGGTGGTCAAAAAGTTTACAGTTTTATAATTGCAGTAGAATAA
- a CDS encoding Asp23/Gls24 family envelope stress response protein, translated as MNTIDKSVIKVIKDAIVTVPGVVSFSNFNADSYDEIATNDINNAIEFTNTDNITRFRIHVIILSGVNIKDVIKEIQIRVKYELEKISKFTMKYMVDVVVDDLA; from the coding sequence GTGAACACAATAGATAAATCAGTGATTAAAGTAATTAAAGATGCCATAGTAACTGTGCCTGGTGTAGTTTCATTTTCTAATTTTAATGCAGACTCATATGATGAGATTGCAACAAATGATATCAACAATGCTATTGAGTTTACAAATACCGACAATATAACTCGTTTTAGAATACATGTTATAATATTATCTGGTGTTAACATTAAAGATGTTATAAAAGAAATTCAAATTAGAGTAAAATATGAACTAGAGAAAATTTCAAAATTTACTATGAAATACATGGTAGATGTTGTAGTAGATGATTTAGCTTAA
- a CDS encoding ribulose-phosphate 3-epimerase, translating into MKEIIIAPSFLSANFADLKKEIARCELAKIEWIHYDVMDYDFVPNLTFGSKILKDIVNSSKFKIDIHFMIKVKTKKFEDFFVEYIKCNPTMMTMHIESMTREETQKFYDLCKSNKIMFSLAVSPKTDIHVLDEWLEKLDNILIMSVEPGFGGQTFIPEVLKKVEYLASLKKTNQLNYIIEIDGGINEHTSKKAANAGVEMMVAGSYLFESENFTEKVEALKHD; encoded by the coding sequence ATGAAAGAAATAATTATTGCACCAAGTTTTTTATCTGCAAACTTTGCTGATTTAAAAAAAGAAATAGCGCGATGTGAGTTGGCTAAAATTGAATGAATACATTATGATGTAATGGATTATGATTTTGTCCCAAATTTAACATTTGGTTCAAAAATATTAAAAGATATTGTAAATTCAAGTAAGTTTAAAATTGATATACATTTTATGATCAAAGTAAAAACAAAGAAATTTGAAGATTTTTTTGTTGAGTATATTAAATGCAATCCAACTATGATGACTATGCATATCGAATCAATGACAAGAGAAGAAACTCAAAAATTTTATGATTTGTGCAAATCAAACAAGATTATGTTTAGCTTAGCTGTTTCACCAAAAACAGATATCCATGTTTTAGATGAGTGATTAGAAAAATTAGATAATATTTTAATTATGAGTGTAGAACCTGGATTTGGTGGCCAAACATTCATACCTGAAGTTTTAAAAAAAGTTGAATATTTAGCGTCTTTAAAAAAAACAAATCAGCTTAACTACATAATTGAAATTGATGGTGGAATTAACGAACACACAAGTAAAAAAGCCGCTAATGCAGGCGTTGAAATGATGGTCGCAGGGAGTTATTTATTTGAAAGTGAAAATTTTACAGAGAAAGTTGAAGCATTAAAACATGATTAA
- a CDS encoding serine/threonine-protein kinase, translating into MQDNNQKYTRIDQIPEDYFANKKINGSYLLIKEIGRGTFGLVYKAKDLSNPTNYSKDNFLAIKLMFVPNIKNENDRLREQEVRDEIKKYSTQIFNPRVVKIQDYLQWDNFLLIVMEYVDGQSLQDMLKEKDGTLTFEEIIYYFSEIALGLQGVHDMNMIHRDIKPGNILLTKDKKIKITDFGISHVKGFVYEGGSAKRTLKPSSPGTPRFASPEQYIESDASNDDKISFQSDIYSLGVMMYEATTGVELIKINDSRLFMPKNDRDRKDKNTYLLDQSLVAEIILPSAINPTINKSLESIIMKCLEKNVADRYKTANEVAKDLKAIGRGEKITIKKFRNEPYKNENIKKFENENKKFTNFISSFINTKVVPVIVCIFVILVLFILVLIW; encoded by the coding sequence ATGCAAGATAATAATCAAAAATATACGAGAATTGATCAAATACCAGAAGACTATTTTGCTAATAAAAAAATAAATGGCAGCTACTTGTTAATAAAAGAAATAGGAAGAGGAACATTTGGTCTAGTCTATAAAGCCAAAGATTTAAGCAATCCAACGAATTATTCAAAAGACAATTTTTTAGCTATTAAATTAATGTTTGTTCCTAACATTAAGAATGAAAATGACAGATTGAGAGAGCAAGAAGTAAGAGATGAAATTAAGAAATATTCAACTCAAATATTTAATCCAAGAGTTGTTAAAATTCAAGATTACCTTCAATGAGATAATTTTTTATTAATTGTTATGGAATATGTTGATGGCCAGTCATTGCAAGATATGTTAAAAGAAAAAGATGGTACTTTAACTTTTGAAGAAATAATTTACTACTTTAGTGAAATAGCTTTAGGGTTACAAGGTGTTCATGACATGAACATGATTCACCGTGATATTAAACCAGGTAATATTTTGTTAACAAAAGATAAAAAGATAAAGATAACAGACTTCGGAATTTCACATGTTAAAGGATTTGTTTATGAGGGAGGAAGCGCTAAAAGAACATTGAAACCCTCATCGCCAGGAACACCAAGATTTGCATCCCCAGAACAATATATTGAATCTGATGCTTCAAATGATGACAAAATATCATTCCAGTCAGATATTTATTCATTAGGGGTAATGATGTATGAAGCAACAACAGGTGTTGAATTAATTAAAATTAATGATTCAAGATTATTTATGCCAAAAAATGATAGAGATAGAAAAGACAAAAATACTTATCTTTTAGATCAAAGTTTAGTTGCAGAGATTATTTTACCTTCAGCGATCAATCCAACAATCAACAAAAGTTTAGAAAGCATAATTATGAAATGTCTTGAAAAAAATGTTGCAGATAGATACAAAACAGCTAATGAAGTGGCAAAAGATCTTAAAGCAATTGGCAGAGGCGAAAAAATAACAATTAAAAAGTTTAGAAATGAACCTTATAAAAATGAAAATATTAAAAAATTTGAAAATGAAAATAAGAAATTTACAAATTTTATATCAAGCTTTATTAATACAAAAGTTGTCCCAGTAATTGTTTGCATTTTTGTAATATTAGTTTTATTCATACTTGTTTTAATATGATAG
- the rnc gene encoding ribonuclease III gives MTMHEFFENFGIKINDSKIFSTALTHNSYANETKTKETYQRLEFLGDAVLQMYVSKFLYLNFSNAPEGKLTKTRSDIVRQETLSEIAKMIDLGKIIRLGQGEIKSKGYEKPSILSDVYEAVTAAIYLDQTEEILISWIKATIFKYIEKNDYKQLNRDYKSELQEIIQAEIRSDLEYKVENQIHIEKDNKIKYTVSVNLDGQKYGVGTGFSKQEASQNAAKDCLNKLKKTTK, from the coding sequence ATGACAATGCACGAATTTTTTGAAAATTTTGGTATTAAAATTAATGATTCAAAAATTTTTAGCACTGCATTAACTCATAATTCTTATGCAAATGAGACAAAAACAAAAGAAACATATCAAAGACTAGAGTTTTTAGGCGATGCTGTTTTACAAATGTATGTATCAAAATTTTTGTATTTAAATTTTTCAAATGCACCAGAGGGTAAATTAACAAAAACAAGATCTGATATTGTTAGACAAGAAACATTGAGCGAAATTGCTAAAATGATTGATCTTGGTAAGATTATTAGATTAGGTCAAGGAGAAATAAAATCAAAAGGTTATGAAAAACCTTCGATTTTATCTGATGTCTATGAAGCAGTAACGGCTGCTATTTATTTAGATCAAACTGAAGAAATATTAATATCTTGAATTAAAGCAACAATATTCAAATACATTGAAAAAAATGATTACAAACAACTTAATCGTGATTACAAATCTGAGCTTCAAGAGATCATTCAAGCTGAGATTAGAAGTGATTTAGAATATAAAGTTGAAAATCAAATTCACATTGAAAAAGATAATAAAATAAAATATACTGTTAGTGTTAATTTAGATGGACAAAAGTATGGAGTTGGTACTGGTTTTTCTAAGCAAGAAGCATCACAAAATGCTGCAAAAGATTGTTTAAATAAATTAAAAAAAACAACAAAATAA
- the rsgA gene encoding ribosome small subunit-dependent GTPase A: MNGKIIQIDSNISFVLTKDNKVYEVFIKGNVKKETKPLVGDDVEFEFIEELKGNITKIIPRKNEIYRPRIANVDQVIIVTSLFEPLFASYILNKYIFMIEAKKIKPILLFTKNELLNKTKFYDEVMQKVNSYKDIGYEVFILDNIENVKYNKEIKNLRLKLVDKVSFFTGQTGAGKSTTLNNYLVDHQIKTNEISLKLNRGKHTTTNVKIYNLPDNILIADTPGFSSFELVNLEVENILRTSKILNKFNSNCKFIDCIHIHEKKCGVKDAVEANDIPLFIYEDYKKIYEEISNRKVRY; the protein is encoded by the coding sequence GTGAATGGAAAAATTATTCAAATAGATAGCAATATAAGTTTTGTTCTTACTAAAGATAACAAAGTATATGAAGTATTTATTAAAGGTAATGTCAAAAAAGAAACTAAACCTTTAGTCGGAGATGATGTAGAATTTGAGTTTATCGAAGAATTAAAAGGCAATATAACAAAAATAATACCTAGAAAAAATGAAATATATAGACCAAGAATTGCCAATGTTGATCAGGTTATTATAGTCACATCTTTATTTGAACCACTATTTGCGTCATACATTTTGAATAAATATATTTTTATGATTGAAGCCAAAAAAATAAAACCAATTCTTTTATTTACAAAAAATGAACTATTGAATAAAACAAAATTTTATGATGAAGTAATGCAAAAAGTAAATTCTTACAAAGATATAGGATATGAAGTATTTATACTTGATAATATAGAAAATGTAAAATATAACAAAGAAATAAAAAATTTGAGATTAAAATTAGTTGATAAAGTTTCATTTTTTACAGGACAAACAGGTGCCGGTAAGTCTACAACACTTAACAATTATTTAGTTGATCATCAAATTAAAACTAATGAAATATCTCTGAAACTTAATAGAGGAAAGCACACTACTACAAATGTAAAAATATATAACTTACCTGATAATATTTTGATAGCTGATACCCCAGGTTTTTCAAGTTTTGAACTTGTTAATCTTGAAGTTGAAAATATTTTGAGAACTTCAAAAATATTAAATAAGTTTAATAGTAACTGTAAATTTATCGATTGTATTCATATTCATGAAAAAAAATGTGGTGTAAAAGATGCGGTTGAAGCAAATGATATACCATTATTTATATATGAAGATTATAAAAAGATTTATGAGGAAATATCAAACAGGAAGGTGAGATACTAA